The genomic window CGGTGCGCGTCTGGGCGTCGGAGATTTCCTCGCGGATGCGCCAGAACTGCTGAACGTCGGCCAGGCTCGACGCCACGGCGGCGTCCACCACCCATTCGTTGCCCAGGCCGGTTTCCAGGATCTCCATCAGCGTGCCGTTCAGCGTCTCGGCGTCGGTGCCCGACGTCAGCTCAATCAACACCATCCAGTCGTGCCGAGCCGGCAGTGGCGACGGGATATCGCCGAGGTATTCGAGCACGAGGTCCAGCGCCGGGGCCGATATCAGCTCGAACGCCGTGACGGCGCCGCCGGACAGCGCGCGCGCCTCGCCCAGCAGCCGCACCGCCGCCTCGGGGCTCTGCACGGCCACGAACGCCACGGCCGTGGCGCGCGGCTGCGGCATCAGCTTCAGCACGGCGCCGGTGATGATGCCCAGCGTGCCCTCGGCGCCGATGAACAGGTGCTTGAGGTCGTAGCCGGTGTTGTCCTTGCGCAGCCCCTTGAGCGACGAGAACACGCGTCCGTCGGGCAGCACCACCTCGATTCCCAGCACCAGGTCGCGCATGTTGCCGTAGCGCAGCACCGCCGTGCCGCCGGCATTGGTCGACAGGTTGCCGCCGATCTGGCACGACCCCTCCGAGCCAATCCGCAGCGGAAACAGCCGCCCGGCCTCGTCGGCGGCCGCCCGCGCGGCGGACAGCGTCACGCCGGCTTCCACGGTCATCGTGTCGTTGACCGTGTCGATGGCCAGCACGCGGTGCATCTTCCTGAGGCTGATGACGACGGCCGTGCCGCTGTCGTCGGGCACCGCGCCGCCCATCAGCGACGTGTTGCCGCCCTGCGGCACCACCGGCACGTCGTGCGCATGGCACCACGCCATCACGCGGCTGACCTGCTCGGTGGTCGTCGGCATGACCACCAGCGGCGAGCGCCCGTGATAGATGCGGCGATAGTCGGTCACGTACGGCTCGGTGTCGGCGGGGTCGCTCAGGCAGCCTTGCGGGCCGACGATGGCCGCCATGGCGTGGCGCAGGGCGTCCGGGTGGGACAGGGCTTCGGAAGTCGGGGACGGCATGTTTCGGGGCTCGGAACGTCGGGGAGGGATCAGTATGCAGCGCCGGGCGCGGACACCTGCTGGGCGCGCTCGGGCAGGAATTCGGCGGCCAGCTTGCGCGCCGCGTTGGCGTAGACCAGCACGTCGACGCCGGTAGCCACGAACGTGCAGCCCAGCTCCAGGTAGCGGCGCGCCAGCGCGTTGTCCGATGTCAGCGTGCCGGCCGCCTTGCCGCTGGCGACGATCGTGCGCATGGCCGATTCGATCTGCGCCTGCACCTCGGGATGGCCCGGGTTGCCGCGGTGGCCCATCGACGCCGCCAGGTCGGCCGGGCCGATGAACACGCCGTCCACGCCGTCGACGGCGCACAGCGCGTCCAGGTTCTGCATGGCGGTCACGGTCTCGGCCTGCACCAGCAGGCAGACCTCGTCGTCGGCCACGTCCAGGTAGTCCTTGCGGGCGCTCCATTGCGACACCCGCGCCACGGCGCTGCCCACGCCGCGCACGCCGAACGGCGGATAGCGCGTGGCGCGCACCAGCGCGGCGGCCTGCTCGGCGGTGTCGACCATCGGAATCAGCAGCGTGCGGGCGCCGACGTCCAGCAGCTGCTTGATCAGCGCGGTCTCGCCGGACACGGCGCGCACCACGGCCTGCGAGCGGTACGGGCCCAGCGCCTGCAGCGTCTGCAGGATCGAGCGCACGTCATTGGGCGCGTGCTCGCCATCGACGAGCAGCCAGTCGAAGCCGGCCGTGGCGGTGATCTCGGCCAGGTACGGCGACGCGGCGGACATCCACAGGCCGATCTGGGCCTGGCGGGCGGCCAGGGCGGCCTTGAACGGGTTATGGGCAGGCATGGGGTTGTCTCCTCGAAGGGCCAGGCGGCCGGATGCCGGGTGGCTCAGCCTAGCTGGCCCTGGCACAGATACTTGGTATGCATGTAGTCGTCAAGTCCGTGGCGCGACCCCTCGCGGCCGTAGCCCGATTCCTTGACGCCGCCGAACGGCGCCGCCTCCGACGCCAGCGCGCCCTCGTTGATGCCGACGATGCCGGTTTCCAGCGCCTGTGCCACGCGCCAGACGCGGCGCACGTCGCTGGAATAAAAATAGGCGGCCAGTCCGAACGGGGTGTCGTTGGCGTCGCGGACCACCTCGTCCTCGTGCGTGAAGCGGAACACGGGCGCCACCGGGCCGAAGGTTTCCTCGTGGGCCAGTTCCATGGCCGGCGTGGCATCGACGAGCACGGTCGGGGCGTAGTAGTGCGGGCCGTCGGCGGTGCGCAGGCGCTCGCCGCCCACCACCACGCGGGCACCCCTGGCCACGGCGTCGCGCACGTGGCGCTCGATCTTGTCGACGGCCCGCGCGTTGATCATCGGCCCGATCTGCGCGGCGGGCTCGGTGGCCGGCCCCACGTGCAGCGCGCCCACGCAGGCGGCCAGCCTGGCCACGAACGCGTCGTGCACGCCAGCCTGCACGTAGACCCGGTTCGGGCAGACGCAGGTCTGGCCGCCGTTGCGGAACTTGGCGGCCATCAGGCCGTCGACGGCGGCATCGAGGTCGGCATCGTCGAACACGATGAACGGCGCATTGCCGCCCAGTTCCAGCGACAGCTTCTTGAGCGTGCCGGCCGATTCCCGCGCCAGGTGCTTGCCCACGGGCGTGGAGCCCGTGAACGTGATCTTGCGCACGCGCGGGTCGGCCAGCCAGGCATCGACCACGGCCGGCGTATGGGCGCGCGACGCGGTGACGATGTTCAGCACGCCCGGCGGCAGTCCGGCCTGCTCGGCCAGCGCCACCAGCGCCAGCGCGGTCAGCGGCGTGTCCTCGGCCGGCTTGGCCACAACGGTGCAGCCGGCCGCCAGCGCCGGGGCGATCTTGCGCGCGATCATCGCCAGCGGGAAGTTCCACGGCGTGATGGCCGCCACCACGCCCACCGGCTCCTTGAGCACGAGCATCTTGCGGCCCGGCACGGCCTCGGCCACCACGTCGCCGCAGATGCGCGTGGCTTCCTCGGCAAACCATTCGACGTACGACGCGCCGTAGCGCACCTCGCCCACGCTCTCGTGCATCGGCTTGCCCTGTTCGGCGGAGATGATGCGCGCCAGGTCCGGCTCGTGGGCCAGGATCAGCGCGTGCCAGCGCTTGATCAGCTGCGCGCGCTCGCGGGCCGGGCGGCGGCTCCAGGCGGGAAAGGCGGCCGCGGCGGCGTCGGCGGCGCGGCGGGCGTCACCGGCGTCGCTGTCCGGCACGCTGGCGATGACCGCGCCCGTGGCCGGATCGGTCACGTCGAAGCGGGCGCCGCTGTCGCACCATTGCTGGTCGATGAAGTTCTGCGTGCGCAGCAGGGCGGGGTGGGTGAGGGTGGTCAGCATCGGGTGGGGTGGTCAGACGTTGGAAGGCCGGCAAGCGCCGTGGGGGAGACGGCTAGCTCACGATCCCCACGTGCCACGGCACGAATTCGTGGTCGCCCAGGCCCAGCAGTTCGCTCTTGGTGCGCTCGCCGGAGGCGGCGCGCAGGATGTGCGCGAAGATCCGTTCGCCCATCTGGGCCACGCTCAGTTCGCCGTCCAGCACCAGCCCGCAGTTGATGTCCATGTCTTCCTCCAGCCGGCGGTACATCGGCGAGTTGGACGCGAGCTTGATCGTCGGGGCGGGCTTGGAGCCGAACATCGAGCCGCGCCCGGTGGTGAAGCAGATCAGGTTGGCGCCGCTGGCGATCTGGCCCGTGGCGGCCACGGGGTCGTAACCGGGGGAATCCATGAACACGAAGCCGGCCTGGTCGATCGGCTCGGCGTACTCGTACACGGCCTGCAGCGGCGTGGTGCCGCCCTTCATGGCCGAGCCCAGCGATTTCTCGAAGATGTTGGCCAGCCCGCCCTGCTGGTTGCCGTGGCCCACCACGCCGTTGAACTGCGCGTTGTGGCCGGCGGTGTAGCGCTCCCACCACGCCAGGCGGTCCAGCAGTTTCTGGCCGACCTCGGGCGTGACCGCGCGGCGCGTGAGCATGTATTCCACGCCGTGGATCTCGGGCGTCTCGGACAGGATGGCCGTGCCGCCGTGGCGCACCAGGATGTCCATGGCCGCGCCCAGCGCCGGGTTGGCCGTGATGCCCGAGAAGCCGTCCGACCCGCCGCATTCGAGCCCGATCTTGATGTGGCTCGCGCTGACCGGCTGGCGGCGGTACGCATTGGCCGCCGGCAGCATGGACTCGATGGCGCGGATGCCGGCCGCGATGGTGGCGCGGGTGCCGCCGGTGTCCTGCATGACCAGCGTGTGCAGGTTCTCGCCGGGCACCAGTCCCTGCGAATCCACCAGCGACGCCACCTGGTTGCGCTCGCAGCCCAGCCCGACGATCAGCACGCCGGCCAGGTTCGGGTGCCGGGCATAGCCGGCAATCGTGCGGCGCAGCAGGTCGAAATGCTCGCTCGGCGACGACATGCCACAGCCGCTGCTCTGCGCGAAGGCGGCCACGCCGTCGACATTCGGATAGGCCGCCAGCCGTTCCGGCGTGAAATGCGCGGCGATGTGCTTGATGACCGTGGCCGAGCAATTCACCGACGACAGGATGCCGATGAAGTTGCGCGTCCCCACGCGGCCGTCGGGCCGCACGTAACCCATGAACGTGGCGCGCTCGGCCTCGGGCACGTAGGCCACCGGGCGCACGTCGGCGCAGAAGGCCGGGTCGCGGTAGAAGTCGACGAGCCGGAGGTTGTGGCTGTGCACGTGCTCGCCGGGCACGATGTCGCGGTCGGCCACGCCGATCACGGTGTCGTACTTCCTGACCGGCTCGCCGCGGGCAATCGCGCGCGCGGCAATCTTGTGCCCGGCCGGCACCTGGGCGCGCACGCGCACGTCCAGGTCGGGCAGGTGCTGGCCCAGCGTCAGGTCGCCCCGGGCGATCAGGACGTTGTCGTTGGCATGCAGGCGGATGACGGGGTTCAGGGTCACGGTGGTCGGGGGCGGTGCGGATCAGCTCTGCGCGAGCATGTCCTTGAGTTTCAGGCGCTGGATGAGCTGGGTCTCCTGGTCGTAGACCGCGGCGACGTACTTCTTGTATTCGGGACCGTCCAGGTACATGACCGGCGCGTCGATGCGCGACGCCACGGCCTTGAACTCGGCGCTGGCCACCGCCGCGCGGAATGCGTCGCGCAGCTTCTTCTCGACGTCGGGCGGCAGGCCCTTGGGCGCGCCGATGCCGTTGGGCGCCTCCACCACCACGTTGAAGCCCAGTTCCTTGAGCGTGGGCGTGTCCTTGAAGCGCGGCGTGCGCTGCTCGCCCCAGGTGGCCAGCAGGCGCAGCTTGCCCGCTTCCACGTGCGGCGCCCACGAGCTGGAATCGGCCAGCAGCTCCACCTGGTTCGCCAGCACGTCCTGCAGCGCCTGCGAGCCGCCCTTGTAGGCCACCGCGTTGAACCTGACGCCGACGGCCAGCGCAAACTGTTCCATGCCGACGTGCGTGGCGCCGCCGATGCCGGCGTGCGCGTACGTCACGCGGCCCGGGTTGGCCTTGGCCTCGGCAATCACGTCGGCCAGCGTCCTGTAGCGCGAGTTGGCCGGCACGGCGATGCCAAAGGTCTGGCCCGACGTGCGCGCCAGGTAGGTCAGGTCGGTGCGCGGGTC from Cupriavidus pauculus includes these protein-coding regions:
- a CDS encoding tripartite tricarboxylate transporter substrate binding protein, which produces MTHGLPASLSRRRLLLGSAAATAVAATGTAALLGPRIARAASEYPDRPIKFICPWPVGGTADQSMRTLCQVASGLLKQSIVVENRAGASGMIGTKALASAAPDGYTIGQIPISVTRFSQLGMLQLDPRTDLTYLARTSGQTFGIAVPANSRYRTLADVIAEAKANPGRVTYAHAGIGGATHVGMEQFALAVGVRFNAVAYKGGSQALQDVLANQVELLADSSSWAPHVEAGKLRLLATWGEQRTPRFKDTPTLKELGFNVVVEAPNGIGAPKGLPPDVEKKLRDAFRAAVASAEFKAVASRIDAPVMYLDGPEYKKYVAAVYDQETQLIQRLKLKDMLAQS
- the hpaI gene encoding 4-hydroxy-2-oxoheptanedioate aldolase, with amino-acid sequence MPAHNPFKAALAARQAQIGLWMSAASPYLAEITATAGFDWLLVDGEHAPNDVRSILQTLQALGPYRSQAVVRAVSGETALIKQLLDVGARTLLIPMVDTAEQAAALVRATRYPPFGVRGVGSAVARVSQWSARKDYLDVADDEVCLLVQAETVTAMQNLDALCAVDGVDGVFIGPADLAASMGHRGNPGHPEVQAQIESAMRTIVASGKAAGTLTSDNALARRYLELGCTFVATGVDVLVYANAARKLAAEFLPERAQQVSAPGAAY
- a CDS encoding NAD-dependent succinate-semialdehyde dehydrogenase; its protein translation is MLTTLTHPALLRTQNFIDQQWCDSGARFDVTDPATGAVIASVPDSDAGDARRAADAAAAAFPAWSRRPARERAQLIKRWHALILAHEPDLARIISAEQGKPMHESVGEVRYGASYVEWFAEEATRICGDVVAEAVPGRKMLVLKEPVGVVAAITPWNFPLAMIARKIAPALAAGCTVVAKPAEDTPLTALALVALAEQAGLPPGVLNIVTASRAHTPAVVDAWLADPRVRKITFTGSTPVGKHLARESAGTLKKLSLELGGNAPFIVFDDADLDAAVDGLMAAKFRNGGQTCVCPNRVYVQAGVHDAFVARLAACVGALHVGPATEPAAQIGPMINARAVDKIERHVRDAVARGARVVVGGERLRTADGPHYYAPTVLVDATPAMELAHEETFGPVAPVFRFTHEDEVVRDANDTPFGLAAYFYSSDVRRVWRVAQALETGIVGINEGALASEAAPFGGVKESGYGREGSRHGLDDYMHTKYLCQGQLG
- a CDS encoding UxaA family hydrolase, whose amino-acid sequence is MTLNPVIRLHANDNVLIARGDLTLGQHLPDLDVRVRAQVPAGHKIAARAIARGEPVRKYDTVIGVADRDIVPGEHVHSHNLRLVDFYRDPAFCADVRPVAYVPEAERATFMGYVRPDGRVGTRNFIGILSSVNCSATVIKHIAAHFTPERLAAYPNVDGVAAFAQSSGCGMSSPSEHFDLLRRTIAGYARHPNLAGVLIVGLGCERNQVASLVDSQGLVPGENLHTLVMQDTGGTRATIAAGIRAIESMLPAANAYRRQPVSASHIKIGLECGGSDGFSGITANPALGAAMDILVRHGGTAILSETPEIHGVEYMLTRRAVTPEVGQKLLDRLAWWERYTAGHNAQFNGVVGHGNQQGGLANIFEKSLGSAMKGGTTPLQAVYEYAEPIDQAGFVFMDSPGYDPVAATGQIASGANLICFTTGRGSMFGSKPAPTIKLASNSPMYRRLEEDMDINCGLVLDGELSVAQMGERIFAHILRAASGERTKSELLGLGDHEFVPWHVGIVS
- a CDS encoding FAD-binding oxidoreductase gives rise to the protein MAAIVGPQGCLSDPADTEPYVTDYRRIYHGRSPLVVMPTTTEQVSRVMAWCHAHDVPVVPQGGNTSLMGGAVPDDSGTAVVISLRKMHRVLAIDTVNDTMTVEAGVTLSAARAAADEAGRLFPLRIGSEGSCQIGGNLSTNAGGTAVLRYGNMRDLVLGIEVVLPDGRVFSSLKGLRKDNTGYDLKHLFIGAEGTLGIITGAVLKLMPQPRATAVAFVAVQSPEAAVRLLGEARALSGGAVTAFELISAPALDLVLEYLGDIPSPLPARHDWMVLIELTSGTDAETLNGTLMEILETGLGNEWVVDAAVASSLADVQQFWRIREEISDAQTRTGGSIKCDISVPVSRIAQFIERASAEVLALEPATRMVIYGHMGDGNVHFNPLRPRDRDARSFLAQWYKPVSDLVDGLAYAENGSISAEHGIGVAKRDDLSRYKSPVELELMWQVKRALDPKNLLNPGRVLPPTGDRP